A DNA window from Purpureocillium takamizusanense chromosome 9, complete sequence contains the following coding sequences:
- the RPO21_2 gene encoding DNA-directed RNA polymerase (EggNog:ENOG503NWQ7~COG:K) → MLTWFEQSDPEFVAAINTRDPKLRFNRVWAVCKKKRKCENEDRQSKDKDEDFVPGMKAAPANNHGGCGNVQPAVRQAALQLKAAFDVVQEDGPKRRETVPITPEMAHGILRRISEQDMRHMGLNSDYARPEWMIVTVLPVPPPPVRPSISMDGTGTGMRNEDDLTYKLGDIIRANGNVKQAIREGSPQHIARDFEELLQYHVATYMDNDIAGQPRALQKSGRPVKAIRARLKGKEGRLRGNLMGKRVDFSARTVITGDANLSLHEVGVPRSIARTLTYPETVTPYNIGKLHQLVENGPNEHPGAKYVIRSDGTRIDLRHHRRAAQISLEYGWKVERHLMDGDYIIFNRQPSLHKESMMGHRVRVMPYSTFRLNLSVTSPYNADFDGDEMNLHVPQSEETRAEVKELCLVPNNIVSPQKNGPLMGIVQDSLAGVYKLCRRDTFIDKEMVQNLMLWVPNWDGVIPPPAILKPRPRWTGKQIISMVIPQEISLNSPEGDNPDLPPKDAGVLIQSGQLMYGLLKKKNVGSAAGGIVHLCYNELGPEGAMAFLNGVQQVVTYWLLHNGHSIGIGDTVPDKQTIEKVQVHIDTQKAEVARLTAMATANELEALPGMNVRATFENKVSMALNQARDQAGTTTQRSLKDSNNAVTMAESGSKGSSINISQMTALVGQQIVEGKRIPFGFKYRTLPHFTKDDYSPEARGFVENSYLRGLTPTEFFFHAMAGREGLIDTAVKTAETGYIQRRLVKALEDLSARYDGTVRNSLGDIIQFLYGEDGLDAMCIEKQKLGILKMSDAAFEKKYRLDLASPPEWFKADYEYGNELTGDKASMSLLDEEWDALLHDRREVRAINRTKMGEEMMQLPLNIGRMIETAKRVFNIKATDRSNLRPSDVIPAVQKILGEMKIVRGQDPISQEADANATILFKAMIRSRLAFKEIVKVHRLNKLAFDHVLGELQNRWDRSFVSPGEMVGVLAAQSIGEPATQMTLNTFHFAGVSSKNVTLGVPRLKEILNLAKDIKTPSMAVFLNTPLAKQEEAKKLRSMVEYTNLRSVTSVTEIYYDPDIEHTNIAEDVDMVDSYFLIPDDSQDSLDMQSRWLLRITLDRQKMLDKEIKIDDVAQRIKEDYAADLAIIYSDNNADEQVIRLRTLKKGDEKDRESEMEDDVMLKRLESHLLDNLTLRGVPGIERAFLTKGTRLTVDADGTELAIKDDPRCTQWYLDTSGSALREVLAVDGVDATRTYTNDLWQIVEVFGIEAARSALVKELTNVLAFDGSYVNHRHIALLVDVMTYRGSISAVTRHGINRADTGALMRCSFEETVEILLEAAATGELDDCRGISENVMLGQMAPMGTGNFDVFLDPKMLETVISDNSRMGLMPGMPTKEGEAEGAATPYDTGSPMADSGYLSMSSPAAGNFSPIQGAGSETPAGFGTEYGGAGFGGIGSMSPYAMRGATSPFSTSPTSPFSAGMGGYSPTSPNAGYSPTSPLIDGAAGRYATSPSFSPSSPSFSPTSPMLRPTSPASPNYSPTSPSYSPASPSSPRHYSPTSPAQFNSPTSPSYSPASPNYSPASPNLHGAGPTSPSYSPASPSWSPTSPEAYSPTSPSFSRSPGNQQSPTSPSYSPTSPSFSPRTPGPGNSGNQYSPNSPSND, encoded by the exons ATGCTAACCTGGTTTGAACAGAGCGATCCAGAGTTCGTTGCCGCGATCAACACGCGAGACCCAAAGCTCCGTTTCAACCGAGTCTGGGCCGTGtgcaagaagaagcgcaagtGCGAGAATGAGGACCGCCagagcaaggacaaggatgAGGACTTTGTGCCCGGGATGAAAGCCGCGCCTGCGAACAACCACGGTGGATGCGGTAACGTGCAGCCCGCCGTTcgccaggccgccctgcAACTCAAGGCTGCCTTTGATGTCGTGCAGGAGGATGGGCCTAAGAGGCGAGAGACCGTCCCGATCACGCCAGAGATGGCTCACGGAATCTTGCGGCGCATTTCCGAACAGGATATGCGACACATGGGCCTCAACTCCGACTACGCTCGCCCAGAATGGATGATCGTCACAGTCCTCCCggtcccccctcccccagtcCGACCCAGCATTTCCATGGAtggcacgggcacgggcatGCGGAACGAGGATGACTTGACGTACAAGCTGGGTGATATCATCCGCGCAAACGGCAATGTCAAGCAAGCTATCCGTGAAGGATCCCCGCAGCACATTGCGCGCGATTTTGAAGAGTTGCTGCAATACCACGTGGCCACATACATGGACAACGACATCGCTGGACAGCCTCGTGCGTTGCAGAAGAGTGGCAGACCAGTCAAGGCCATTCGAGCTCGCTTAAAGGGCAAGGAAGGACGTCTCAGAGGCAACTTGATGGGAAAGCGTGTCGACTTCTCGGCTCGAACTGTCATCACGGGCGACGCCAATCTTTCTCTCCACGAGGTCGGTGTTCCTCGCAGCATTGCCAGGACACTCACATATCCGGAGACGGTGACCCCGTACAATATTGGCAAGCTGCATCAGCTCGTCGAGAACGGTCCCAACGAGCACCCCGGCGCCAAGTACGTCATCCGATCTGATGGCACTCGCATCGATCTGCGACACCACAGGCGTGCCGCTCAAATTTCCTTGGAGTACGGGTGGAAGGTCGAGCGTCATCTCATGGACGGTGACTATATTATTTTCAACCGCCAGCCTTCTCTGCACAAGGAGTCGATGATGGGTCACCGCGTCCGCGTAATGCCCTACTCGACGTTCCGGCTGAATCTGTCGGTCACGTCGCCATACAACGCCGATTTCGATGGTGACGAAATGAACTTGCACGTTCCCCAGAGCGAAGAGACCCGGGCTGAGGTGAAGGAACTTTGCCTCGTGCCGAACAACATCGTCTCACCTCAAAAGAACGGTCCTCTGATGGGCATTGTCCAGGACTCCCTTGCCGGAGTCTACAAGCTGTGCCGTCGAGACACCTTCATTGACAAGGAGATGGTTCAGAACCTGATGCTGTGGGTTCCCAACTGGGATGGTGTCATTCCGCCTCCAGCCATCTTGAAGCCGCGGCCCAGATGGACAGGCAAGCAGATTATTTCCATGGTCATTCCTCAGGAAATCAGCCTGAACAGCCCTGAAGGAGACAACCCAGACCTTCCGCCCAAGGATGCTGGCGTTCTCATTCAAAGTGGCCAGTTGATGTACGGCctgctgaagaagaagaacgtGGGTTCTGCCGCCGGAGGTATCGTCCACCTCTGCTACAACGAGCTCGGCCCGGAGGGAGCTATGGCTTTCCTGAATGGCGTGCAGCAAGTGGTCACCTATTGGCTTCTGCACAACGGCCACAGCATTGGTATCGGCGATACTGTTCCCGACAAACAGACCATTGAGAAGGTCCAGGTGCACATCGATACGCAAAAGGCCGAGGTGGCCCGGCTCACGGCCATGGCTACGGCCAACGAGCTGGAGGCTCTTCCTGGTATGAATGTGCGAGCGACATTCGAGAACAAGGTCTCCATGGCTCTCAACCAAGCCCGTGACCAGGCCGGTACGACCACGCAAAGAAGTCTGAAGGATTCGAACAACGCCGTCACAATGGCCGAATCCGGATCCAAGGGATCGTCTATCAACATCTCCCAAATGACGGCGCTCGTCGGTCAGCAAATTGTTGAGGGCAAACGCATTCCGTTCGGCTTCAAGTACAGGACCTTGCCTCACTTCACAAAGGACGATTATTCGCCCGAGGCTCGTGGCTTTGTCGAAAACTCGTATCTCCGAGGCTTGACTCCGACTGAGTTCTTCTTCCACGCCATGGCTGGTCGCGAAGGTCTCATTGATACCGCAGTCAAGACTGCCGAGACGGGTTACATTCAGCGACGTTTGGTCAAGGCTCTTGAGGATCTCAGCGCGCGGTACGATGGAACTGTTCGCAACTCGCTGGGCGACATTATTCAGTTCCTGTACGGCGAGGACGGTCTCGATGCTATGTGCATTGAGAAGCAGAAGCTGGGTATCCTGAAGATGTCTGATGCGGCTTTCGAGAAAAAGTACCGCCTGGATCTTGCCAGTCCACCGGAGTGGTTCAAGGCGGACTACGAATATGGCAACGAGCTCACTGGCGACAAGGCCTCCATGtctctcctcgacgaggaatGGGACGCTCTCCTGCACGACCGCCGCGAGGTTCGTGCCATCAACCGCACCAAGATGGGAGAGGAGATGATGCAGCTCCCCCTCAATATTGGCCGCATGATCGAGACTGCCAAACGAGTCTTCAATATCAAGGCTACCGACCGCAGTAACCTGCGCCCCTCAGACGTCATTCCGGCCGTGCAGAAGATCTTGGGTGAGATGAAGATTGTCCGAGGACAAGACCCGATCTCGCAGGAGGCGGACGCGAACGCGACTATTCTCTTCAAGGCGATGATCCGGTCTCGCCTGGCCTTCAAAGAGATTGTCAAGGTCCATCGCTTGAACAAGCTTGCTTTCGACCACGTCCTTGGCGAGCTCCAGAACCGCTGGGACAGATCGTTCGTCAGCCCAGGCGAGATGGTTGGTGTCCTCGCGGCCCAGTCCATCGGCGAGCCTGCGACGCAGATGACCCTCAACACGTTCCATTTCGCTGGTGTCTCGTCCAAGAACGTCACCCTCGGTGTGCCTCGACTCAAGGAAATCCTGAACCTGGCAAAGGACATCAAGACCCCTAGCATGGCCGTCTTTTTGAACACGCCACTGGCAAAGCAGGAAGAGGCAAAGAAGCTGCGAAGCATGGTCGAGTACACAAACCTGCGATCCGTCACTTCTGTGACCGAGATCTACTACGACCCTGACATCGAGCACACCAACATCGCCGAGGATGTGGACATGGTCGACTCGTATTTCTTGATCCCTGACGACAGCCAGGACAGCCTCGACATGCAGTCGAGATGGCTCCTGCGCATCACTCTGGACCGGCAGAAGATGCTCGACAAGGAGATCAAGATTGACGACGTTGCTCAGCGTATTAAGGAGGATTACGCTGCGGATCTGGCCATCATTTACAGCGACAACAACGCCGATGAGCAGGTGATTCGTCTTCGGACGCTCAAGAagggcgacgagaaggaCCGCGAGAGCGAGATGGAGGACGATGTCATGCTCAAGCGCCTGGAGTCGCATCTCCTCGATAACCTCACGCTTCGTGGTGTGCCCGGAATCGAGCGAGCCTTCCTTACCAAGGGCACTCGCCTGACCGTCGACGCAGACGGCACGGAGCtcgccatcaaggacgacCCACGATGCACCCAGTGGTATCTGGACACTAGTGGTTCCGCACTGCGTGAGGTGCTTGCCGTGGATGGCGTTGACGCGACGCGAACGTACACGAATGACCTGTGGCAGATTGTCGAGGTGTTTGGTATCGAGGCGGCTCGATCAGCCCTCGTGAAGGAGCTGACCAACGTGCTGGCCTTTGACGGCTCGTACGTCAACCATCGTCACATTGCCCTCCTGGTCGACGTGATGACGTACCGAGGCAGCATTTCGGCCGTCACGCGACACGGTATCAACCGCGCCGACACTGGTGCGCTCATGCGCTGCTCGTTCGAAGAGACTGTCGAGATTCTGCTCGAGGCTGCGGCCACGGGTGAGCTAGACGACTGCCGAGGCATCTCTGAAAATGTGATGCTCGGGCAGATGGCGCCCATGGGCACCGGCAACTTTGATGTCTTCCTTGATCCTAAGATGCTGGAAACAGTCATCTCGGACAACTCTCGGATGGGTCTCATGCCTGGTATGCCTACGAAGGAGGGAGAAGCCGAAggagcggcgacgccttACGACACGGGCTCGCCCATGGCCGATTCGGGCTACCTTAGCatgagctcgccggccgccggaAACTTCTCACCCATCCAGGGCGCCGGGTCCGAGACGCCTGCAGGATTCGGCACGGAGTATGGCGGTgccggcttcggcggcatcgggtCCATGAGCCCCTACGCGATGCGCGGTGCGACGAGCCCGTTcagcacgtcgccgacgtcgccattcagcgccggcatgggcggctACTCTCCGACATCTCCCAATGCGGGTTactcgccgacgtcgccccTCATCGACGGTGCGGCAGGACGCTACGCGACCTCGCCATCGTTCAGCCCTTCGTCGCCTTCGTTttcgccaacgtcgccgatgctgcggccgacgagccctGCAAGCCCCAACTACAGCCCAACTTCGCCGAGCtactcgcccgcctcgccgtcgtctccccgACACTACTCACCCACATCGCCGGCGCAGTTCAACTCGCCGACTTCGCCGAGCTACTCGCCAGCAAGCCCCAACTACAGCCCTGCCTCGCCTAATctgcacggcgccgggccTACCTCTCCTTCATACTCGCCAGCCTCTCCTTCGTGGTCGCCGACCTCTCCCGAGGCGTACTCGCCAACTAGTCCCAGCTTCTCGAGGAGCCCCGGCAATCAGCAGTCGCCGACCAGCCCCAGCTACTCGCCGACTTCTCCTTCCTTCTCTCCCCGGACGCCGGGTCCGGGTAATTCGGGGAACCAGTA CTCCCCCAACTCGCCGTCTAACGATTGA